DNA sequence from the Monomorium pharaonis isolate MP-MQ-018 unplaced genomic scaffold, ASM1337386v2 scaffold_183, whole genome shotgun sequence genome:
taaatactaaggaataatacaaataaaaagacaaaactattctatataatatttttatttttaaagacatGCTTAGAAACATGTATTGACAGAACTTAAGAACAAATAACGTGCTATTaaagctataaaatataatatttatatttttaatatttttttatatcgactttgcttctttttataaagttcaatTGCTTGTGTCAATATCATATTTGTTCCTAAATGTCTAGTATCTCGAcctgataaaattttgttaattgttttacaaaaattaaataaatataatcttgtaattttttgaattacagctttttttaattctattttatgttgattacattttaaaaaatctaaatttaatttatcgttCAAACGTGCCTGTAATAAGGCAGAAACGTTTCTACGAAaacataataaagaaatattttgatttaaaatattatcggcttcaataaatgcatattttaaaaaagacatgGATGGATAAATTAATGACGGTTTTTCTTGTACATATTCTTTATAAGCTATCTCTGCATATTCTTCACATGTTGTGTCTGTCGCTAAAAGATTTTGTTTACATTCtggacaatttttaaattgttttaatgacaaaatcttttttgcaATCCAGCCAGCAACATATACTTGACCATTTTTATGAGATGACTTGTGTACTATTGTTTCATGTGCAATTTGATGTGATTGAATATAATCTTCTTCTATTTCTTCTGTATTATTTTCGTGAGAAACGTTTGtcacaaattgttttaatgtaaataacaaatcaccatcatttttgttttcaCAGTTAGAACCCATAGACTGTTTTGaagttaaattattgattaaaagtgttttaaacGACCCACAGAATTGACTACATGAAGGATTAATATTTCTGCGTCCATGGCTGCGAATCATGCCAAAAAAGTTTTCTAAAGGatcttgattaatatttcgcgtttttaaaaattgcataccTGCGTTATTAGctattttccaaatttttcgaaatccacgtaatgtaaaaatccaatttttcaGTGATGGTATACATTTAACTGGTTGCTTAGTTTTTGGATCTACATACCGCATGttggataataatttaatagcatATGGCCAAAAATCATGATGTTTGCTATTTTCAGTTACTGCAACACGTAAAGGAGTTTCTGGACGCAAAGTGTGTGCGTTAACGGAATCaaaaactttgttaaaaaaatctaaaactaTTGCTGTATCATATCCTGCTTTGTTTGGTATTTGTAGCGGACCAATTTGTGAGTCGATAAATCCTCCTGCAAAGATAAATAaagtacatattaatatattatgcaattcaataataaattaacaaaagtaataattatcacTTATTCAATTACCTTTGATTTTGCTGTTGTATTCAATATAAGCTGATAATCTTGCACTAAAAATTTGAGCAGCACACTTAactttcatcttttttatctttgatttaattacatgTTCATCAGTTAATCTTGGCAATTGACGATTTAATGTATTCGTGTTAATATCCATTTTATATGCTAATTCAATAATATCCCATGATGCTAACTGTCGTTCGTTTGTTTTTGTGTTcttagttatattaatttccaaatttttaaataataaattattgcgaATTCCTTTCAAAAGATGTGGTGGATCATAGATGGGAACAATATTTTGTCCAAAAAGTTCAACATTACctccttaaaaaataaaaaattatttacgtattATATATCGTTTAAGTATCAGTTTTGTTCTATGcacatgttatttattatatattatataaaaattaaaacaatacttACGATCTTCTTGACCTGTTTGTATACATTTCCTTCTTGATTCCTCAAgaagtttattaatacatgTCATATTTGGCCCTCCTTGGTCGCATACAGttgtgataattgttaaaccagcttgagttaatttttttataatttccttGATACATCTTAATAGCTGTGCAGATTTTGTTTgacttttacaaaaattataacacaGTGGAATTTTCCATCCTTTCAGAACTCCTCGTGCCATAAAAACCAATACATGATCGGCTATCAATGATGTGCGTCTATGTCCCCAATCTTCAAAgccaattattttatcatctaGTTGATCATATTGCAAATTGGCTTCTAACGACATCTCGTCCcacattaaaatacataatttgtcTCTTTCATTCATTTCTGCAACATGCTGCTGAAGAtgctcaaaaataaatttattaattcctGGTTGTAAAGAAATTGTCCGTAACAAACATTTGAGAGTTGTAGCACTtggtaaaacaaataattttgataatagttTATAACAAGATCCTGATTGTTTATACAACGACAgtgctaaaattttttcatcaatcGTAAATCTTCTTCcctatatacaaataataataaaatagttttcaaaagtttttctaataaatataaaattttcgtaataattgaatttttttatgtaaaaattttttttgcatttgcgCAAGTATATCtttcacaaataataaaaaattacaaatttacacagtaatactatttacaacaatagACTTGAAGAATTACTACAATAGGCTAACACacatttagtaaaaaaagaaaaaaattacaaaaacatattcAAAGGATAATCTGGTATCATATTGTAATAGATATCTATTATTGTGTGctagatatttattacaatatgcaatattacaataaataccaaatatttattgcaatatgCTATAGGTATATATTGTCACTGTTcagtctatttttaaaatataattttagaataatttattttcttcgtttttacaaaatgtatctcACTATTGCAGCAAGTTTTCAActataataagatataatattatatcaaagatttacaattaattgtaTGCTTTTGGTACGAAAGATATATTGCTCAAATATTTTGAACTTCGTTCTGGGCATGTTGCCTGTAACGatgattttaattcattaaataatactttgaaATCTACCTTTGGAGAATAATTTGTGTTTCGTaattgcatattaaaaaataatctttgcgTTGGAGTTAAACTATTAAACTGTTTACAAAATGgtgaatttaataactttttggcATCTTTCAAGCGTGttttataatctattattCGGCTTTTCATTCGGTTTCTTTCTTTCGCTAACATTATagctttcttatatattttctgtGCTTTAGGTGTTAAATGGCATTGTCTTGTAACGGATTCAAGAATATTTCTTGAGTTTCTTGATGTACTTGGACAATTAACTGTGTTAtttgtgatattattttgatcaTTTTGCAATGGATTCTTTTCTGCACATAGAAAATTACTTGTAAAAATCTCATTAGATTGATTACTTTCTTGAGATTGTGAATGTAATTCAGTTGTAGTTGATCCTGTCTGTAAATGTAACTCAGCTGTACTTATCTCAGATTGTGAATGTTGCTCAGTTATATTTGGTTCTAACTGTAAATGCAACTCAATTGTATTTGTCTCAGGTTGTAAATGTTGCTcggttatatttatatcattcaCTTCTGTATTAACTgtttgcgtattatatatattttcaataggTACTGCATTATGTGAATGTTGCTCAGTTGTATTTTGTCCAGACTGTAAATACAACTCAGTTATATTTGTTTCAGATTGTGAATGTTGCtcacttatatttatatcatttaccTCTATGTTAACTGTATGCATATAACTTATATTTACTCTAGGTACTGAATTATGCTTCAGTCTTCGACGATTTAAAGAGTAAATATAATCTTCAGGCAAAAAATGTAAGTGGCATACTCTGTATTTTGTTAATTCTTCtgatgataaatttaaaagaatactattgtttacaatttctttccaCTTTTGTGATAACTTTGGATTCTTTGGAAAAAAATGACCAGGAGCCTTTGAATTAGATTTACAGCCTGGTACAATACAAATCCATTCAACCatgattaaaattgaaaactgcaaactaaaaataaaagaatcttaaaaattatgtctttATTATCTTTAGGCACACGtgcacaaataattattgtgtttttataatCTGACAgacattgcaaaaaattgtacttataAAATTAGCACAAATtctgtttacaaaaatatatgcaaaacattttattaaaatataaaattgatatgtaaaatataaaactatactACTAAAACTAACATAACCTCTATTATCGATTACCTCTATTAtctgtgatatttttatttttatatttcatatgcAACTTACCTTATCAGATAATATTGTTGATATTCTTTATACACGTTCCACACGCACTTTAtaccaatttctttttttctattgtaaattaaaaatcttcacAAGAGATATCCGTAATATATATCACGTTCTGATCACAAATCTAAGTTCTGACCGTTAAAGTGATATAAGCGCCACCTGGCCGAATATACCAGAATGAACTAACGCGGCCTGAAATTTCAGATAGGAGTTGACCGTGCATGCTCAGTTCAACCTTAGCTGCGCTTCTTTCGCAGCAAAGATACGCGATCGAGCTTCCCCTCCTGGCAGCGggaggagaggagggaggTGCAGCTGAGTGGACGGATGCGCGCGGCGAGCTGTCTGCCCACGAGATGGCGCTCGCGTTTTGTTTTTGGCGGGAAAGCTGCGCGGCAATTCACTGGTGCGTGTCGCCTGCGTGTCGTTCCCGCTTTATTGAGCCGAAGGATCGAGGATCAGCGACGTTCCGAACTGCATTTTCGTCAAGAGCCGCGGTTGACCTGCGTCAGCTCCCCCCGTGCGTTTGTTATTTGATCCAGCGTTGATTTGGGTATCAGCTGATTTCGAATTGCAAACGAGTGAACGACCGCACGGTAATTCCGTTGGTGAGTGACAAAATGTGTAATGTGAACTGAGAATCGAACGtgtaattgtttaattgttgATCGCtgggaatttattaaattcccCCTGTAAGACATTTTATGTtacctttttctctttctctaataatatatacaaaaataagtaataaagtaataatgcGTGTTAATGAAGATCATagcattttaataagttatatgTGTAACAATgacgataattttattttgttggattgttgctttatttattactttgcgCAAATACTCTTTTTACCtttcagttttaataattgctttaattcaaaacaattacattttattcagaTATTTCCTGCTCATAAAGCACATACTTGAAGCGTGTTTTAAAActcaataaatttgaatataaaatgttgataataaagaataaattttattataaatatttcaatgattGAGAAGCATTGCAAATGTACTTTTAGCGAATGATAGATTCttaatcattataataatttaaaaataattaagatctgtgagattaatgaaaaatttgttacattaataatatttttacctcTAGGTTTATATtagtcatatatatatataaatatttagttgagttaagacaaaaaattaaagatattagaGACTATTATAGTGCTACTCGGTGTCGCACACTAGTTGGATATGATAAGGATTGAATAACTGCTCTTAAAGCCATTTTACAGACGAGAAGAACACAGACTCTTGCAACATTAGATCCTTATATCATGTGGCATAAAAATTCACCTTAGTATTTACTAACCACGTTCTGAATGTGTCctcaataatttcatataccTTATCtgtattgatatttaatatgaaaagttGCACTTGAAGGGcaacataagaaaaatatccGCTGTCATATGAGCtacttttatttgaagaaGACTTTACAAGCAATTACTGAATTTATACCAGCTAGATGTATCTATCCAACTACTGTAACATGTAGTAGTCAATAAGCAAATTGTGATcctaacatataaaaaaatggttaaaaaaaggaattgaAACATACTGgtttgaattttgaagaatctatattttcataatttggTGCATTACCTACTGCGCTTgttctgttattattttttaattatggtgtacattatctatcatgtgtaaatgttaaatactttttttaacaccttatatataaaagagaatCTTTACTGAATAATGTGAACAGagaatatgtattataataaaatgatcaatatttaataaagatatataacatttttccaTTGATATCAtcaatatcattatattatcattatatttagttACATGAGAGAACTTTGTTGATAAAATTCCAAGAAAGTAGTTATCTTATTTGAAGTATTACTGTTACTGTTTGCATTATATATGATAGCACGTCATTTTCTTACAAGCAGAATCAAGCAGATCTTCAGTACATCTCTAGTACTGGGCAGTAAAGCTGAACGTTATTGTCTGTTTAGGTAAAGCAGCTCTTGAAGCCTTCATAAAGATGTCTGGCTCCATTGGTAAACTCTACAAACGTCCTTTCACTGTATGCGTGGAAGGCAACATAGGAAGTGGTAAAACAACGTTTTTAAGccattttaagaaatttgacAATGTTACAGTACTAGAAGAGCCAGTTGAGCTCTGGCGTGACGTGTCTGGGACGAATCTTCTGGTGAGATAGACAATAtttctgttaaattaaaattttaaagataatctaataaacatatttgattttttaaaataaatatttgtaaaaaattacaatagtaatgagtaaatattattaaatattactaaagacaatgttttattttatttttattttaaaatatctcaaatttttatagGGTCATTACACCAGTCGCACATTTACTAGTAAAtgattttcagaaaaatattaaaataataaaatttcaaacaaatacgttacaaattgatatttttttaggattaattttcatataaatttatttaaaatatcttttttccttaaaaatgtaattatgctAAGGGGATGCTAGAGTACCCCCTCAAACTTAATTGGGATCAATAATGTAGAatcattcgtgcacattattaataaaatttcgtgtttttcttttactgatttaaaaaccatttttcagaattaaaatacacatattaatatcagtcTGTTAATTGGACTTTATACCTAAAatgagaaaacattttttatattgctttaTTTGTCGactttttatacgtatataacctaaattttcgtGGTGCGCTTTTGTCTCAATTAGgcataaaaatctaatatgtTAAAGTCGAcgttatttttgttgtttacCAGTTCATAAATTCGAATTTCGTAAATACAAtttgtagattttttatattaggcAAATATTGTTACAATGTGACTCTAGATATCACACTCAACTAAAAATACACGAATTAGCAATTTTTTCCGTTTTCGGTATATACTTCGTAATACAGACTGGTAGTAATAATGCATATACTTTCATTCTAGAGAAGggtttccaaatctataaaagaaattaaaaaattttatgattcaaaaattattgtctTTTTGTTAGTAAAATAAACGTCTCCAGCTTTccctaaaattttatttttttgttgattgatTTGTGTAATGGCTCTACATTAGGCAAATGtatagtgaaaaaaataattacattattatcttACAACTATACTATcgtgcaattttaatataaaatattattgtcttcattattgtgaatatacattaataataatgagtaaAATGTATTACAGGAATTAATGTATAGCGAACCGCGTCGTTATGCctttttatttcaatcatATGTACAATTGACTATGCTCCAATTGCACACTTGTAAGACCCCATCACCATACAAAATTATGGAGAGATCCGTTTACAGTGCAATGTGTTTTGTCGAAAATTTGAAACGCAGAAATGTATTGCGTGATGTTGAAGTAACTGTCTTAGAAAATTGGTATGATTGGTGTTTGAAAAATGCCAATAATATAGAAACCGATTTGATAGGTACATAtgtgatatatatagattttagaattattataattaatgaaaatatctatatttcgTTCATATTGTCTATGTTGCTAAATAGTATACTTGAGGACAACACCTGAGATCGTATATGACAGAATGAAACAACGAGGTCGTAAAGAGGAAAATGCTATCTCATTAGAATATCTAAAGCAAATCCATCAGATCCATGATGATTGGCTCTATCATCAAACTCTAAAGCCAGTACCGTCACCGGTTATAACCATAAATGGTGATCGAGAACTCCATGAAATGGTAGaggaatttgaaaaatgtaaaaatgaaatCTTCAACAAAGTGATAGACGATAGTGATGTGAATAATACGATGATTACGGTATCGACAAATCGCGTGTTACCCGAAATTAAAGCTGTTTCAGATTAAATtgtagattaataaaataagaattttagttaatttaagTACGATTGAACGTGTCATGCATTTATGtcattgattaattattacacacataactttgtattattttaattccacTAGCCACATTTGCTATTCTTTTttgacatatttatatttatttctttttacattgaaTTTGTActgaatatgtaatatgtatttaatcaattatttcacattaattttatattttgtttgtacttaaattacaaaattaatgtatttttaattattaacgagAAATTTGTTCACctcaatacatatttaattaaattattatttatcaatttgtttaatatattgcagttttgtgtatttaaataaattgtttctttgtaaaaaagacataatatattttttatcgataCGTACGAAATAGCATTagcattaaaagaaaaattattagaaaatttgtgAATATTTATGGAGATATTTTGCGTGAAagatgataaattaatatttgtcaaaaaatctgttagaaatgtGCAAatggattatatatttaaatattgaatatatatttaattttgtttaatagacgaagttgattaatttattttacagcaatatttataattattcttttttgtgcacattttaatgatataaaaattttgtatttttctataaaacttttataaaacgtttgaaaaaagaaattgtaaaaatgtatggaatatgtatttatctttaagaaaatttaagaattaaaaaatgtaagtataaaaaagaaaaaagtaagataaataaaattaaaaagtaaaatatatttattataagacaCGGCTGTATGCACGTGCatgcatttttacttttagacAATGCTAAATTTGAATGTGTGATACTAAAGCATATATGTTTTGAATGTTATGGACTTGtataattgaaagaaatatataatatttgatgaaTTACATGTTTATTCTCTTaccaaattttacaaaatggattagagatgaatataaaaagaaatgcatatatacatacacgttataatattatgtgtaGACATGTATATCGCGAAATGAGGCTATAGATGCGTTTGTTCATGTCCTCGTATTATTAACCAGATCATGTTCGCCCTTGAAGTGCAGACTCATTGCGATTTCAACATACAATGCTAAACCGTATGCCAAATGCGAATTAATccaatcaacaatattttttcggTCAATCTGACACATTAGGCaaatgtaaacaatatttGCAATTGGTATACCGTGTCTTTTAAGATACGTCTGcacgttatatataaaataaaatgtatataaaaatgttacttcgagtaaaaaaaatcacaattgtttacgtaaatgtatgtatgtatgtacaagtgTAGGAATTTTTATGTGTCGCGTCCAATTAAGACGGATTCTTGCGAATTGCAACTAATCGCTCGACGCAGTCATACTCCTGACAAGACCACAATATGTTAACTAATGTGCCAAGTTGAGCATCCCGTGTATTGGCTTGCTTCCAGTCAAGCAGTAACTGATAGATTACCTGAAATCATCATATATAGATGAGAATTAGCATAAATCGCTCGTTATTAGTACGTATTTATGAGAAGTTTGTAATTTTCGTGTGAAACATTTAAGTAcgtgaatatatttaatgttttattgatAGTAATCAATTTTGGATCGGTTGAATTTCAAATATCTTGCTCAAACAAGATAGTTTGACGAAGATGAATCATCCTAAATGGAATATTGGATTCTTAGAGTTTGATATTCACCTCGTCGATACCCTTGTGCCTGTAATTTTCCTCGAATTGGTCGATCTGGCCGTCTGAATACGAGAGTCTCCTTGCGACATCCCGCCATCCGTGCCCAACGTGTGTCTTAATAACGAGCATTTCATCGAACCCGAGCTCTTCCTCACACGTGCTCAGTTCCTCCACGTTCTCGGGCATCGACCGGTACTTGGGTTTCGAAGCTGTCTCGGATTGTGCTGTCGCGTTATTGCTCGCCGGGTACTGATTTACATTGCATATGTAGCTCGTGCGCGAGCCGATCTTCactccattggaattgactaTGTTGTAATTTACGATGTTCGCTCCTTGTGCTGAAAATTgatttcaaagaattattgaagaaatactgatttaaaaaagcaaatatatCCCTACCTAATATATCCCTGCATTGAGACACTTATATGCAAAAACTTATTAATGatcttaaaatgttttttattagtgttaaaattgtaatttttaaatactttacaatttataatgtagattttttatattataaaaataaacatttaagaaATTGATTACAGAACTAGATTATAGTTtatgttttgataatattcttttaagaaCTTAAGAAACGTGTATTTTaggtaagatttttttacatttattttataaattaatttaaaacgtttcaggaaatttttaagtatccGGTTAGGTCCTCATTCAgatattttacaagtttttttattatacctttattattatatcgtcAATCCTTATAGAGAATTCAATCTGGCTCGTCTACTTTGTTACATATGCCGGTTACTAGACATTTAATATTG
Encoded proteins:
- the LOC118648110 gene encoding uncharacterized protein LOC118648110 isoform X2; amino-acid sequence: MVEWICIVPGCKSNSKAPGHFFPKNPKLSQKWKEIVNNSILLNLSSEELTKYRVCHLHFLPEDYIYSLNRRRLKHNSVPRVNISYMHTVNIESGQNTTEQHSHNAVPIENIYNTQTVNTEVNDINITEQHLQPETNTIELHLQLEPNITEQHSQSEISTAELHLQTGSTTTELHSQSQESNQSNEIFTSNFLCAEKNPLQNDQNNITNNTVNCPSTSRNSRNILESVTRQCHLTPKAQKIYKKAIMLAKERNRMKSRIIDYKTRLKDAKKLLNSPFCKQFNSLTPTQRLFFNMQLRNTNYSPKGRRFTIDEKILALSLYKQSGSCYKLLSKLFVLPSATTLKCLLRTISLQPGINKFIFEHLQQHVAEMNERDKLCILMWDEMSLEANLQYDQLDDKIIGFEDWGHRRTSLIADHVLVFMARGVLKGWKIPLCYNFCKSQTKSAQLLRCIKEIIKKLTQAGLTIITTVCDQGGPNMTCINKLLEESRRKCIQTGQEDRGNVELFGQNIVPIYDPPHLLKGIRNNLLFKNLEINITKNTKTNERQLASWDIIELAYKMDINTNTLNRQLPRLTDEHVIKSKIKKMKVKCAAQIFSARLSAYIEYNSKIKGGFIDSQIGPLQIPNKAGYDTAIVLDFFNKVFDSVNAHTLRPETPLRVAVTENSKHHDFWPYAIKLLSNMRYVDPKTKQPVKCIPSLKNWIFTLRGFRKIWKIANNAGMQFLKTRNINQDPLENFFGMIRSHGRRNINPSCSQFCGSFKTLLINNLTSKQSMGSNCENKNDGDLLFTLKQFVTNVSHENNTEEIEEDYIQSHQIAHETIVHKSSHKNGQVYVAGWIAKKILSLKQFKNCPECKQNLLATDTTCEEYAEIAYKEYVQEKPSLIYPSMSFLKYAFIEADNILNQNISLLCFRRNVSALLQARLNDKLNLDFLKCNQHKIELKKAVIQKITRLYLFNFCKTINKILSGRDTRHLGTNMILTQAIELYKKKQSRYKKILKI
- the LOC118648110 gene encoding uncharacterized protein LOC118648110 isoform X3, whose translation is MLAKERNRMKSRIIDYKTRLKDAKKLLNSPFCKQFNSLTPTQRLFFNMQLRNTNYSPKGRRFTIDEKILALSLYKQSGSCYKLLSKLFVLPSATTLKCLLRTISLQPGINKFIFEHLQQHVAEMNERDKLCILMWDEMSLEANLQYDQLDDKIIGFEDWGHRRTSLIADHVLVFMARGVLKGWKIPLCYNFCKSQTKSAQLLRCIKEIIKKLTQAGLTIITTVCDQGGPNMTCINKLLEESRRKCIQTGQEDRGNVELFGQNIVPIYDPPHLLKGIRNNLLFKNLEINITKNTKTNERQLASWDIIELAYKMDINTNTLNRQLPRLTDEHVIKSKIKKMKVKCAAQIFSARLSAYIEYNSKIKGGFIDSQIGPLQIPNKAGYDTAIVLDFFNKVFDSVNAHTLRPETPLRVAVTENSKHHDFWPYAIKLLSNMRYVDPKTKQPVKCIPSLKNWIFTLRGFRKIWKIANNAGMQFLKTRNINQDPLENFFGMIRSHGRRNINPSCSQFCGSFKTLLINNLTSKQSMGSNCENKNDGDLLFTLKQFVTNVSHENNTEEIEEDYIQSHQIAHETIVHKSSHKNGQVYVAGWIAKKILSLKQFKNCPECKQNLLATDTTCEEYAEIAYKEYVQEKPSLIYPSMSFLKYAFIEADNILNQNISLLCFRRNVSALLQARLNDKLNLDFLKCNQHKIELKKAVIQKITRLYLFNFCKTINKILSGRDTRHLGTNMILTQAIELYKKKQSRYKKILKI
- the LOC118648110 gene encoding uncharacterized protein LOC118648110 isoform X4, encoding MVEWICIVPGCKSNSKAPGHFFPKNPKLSQKWKEIVNNSILLNLSSEELTKYRVCHLHFLPEDYIYSLNRRRLKHNSVPRVNISYMHTVNIEVNDINISEQHSQSETNITELYLQSGQNTTEQHSHNAVPIENIYNTQTVNTEVNDINITEQHLQPETNTIELHLQLEPNITEQHSQSEISTAELHLQTGSTTTELHSQSQESNQSNEIFTSNFLCAEKNPLQNDQNNITNNTVNCPSTSRNSRNILESVTRQCHLTPKAQKIYKKAIMLAKERNRMKSRIIDYKTRLKDAKKLLNSPFCKQFNSLTPTQRLFFNMQLRNTNYSPKGRRFTIDEKILALSLYKQSGSCYKLLSKLFVLPSATTLKCLLRTISLQPGINKFIFEHLQQHVAEMNERDKLCILMWDEMSLEANLQYDQLDDKIIGFEDWGHRRTSLIADHVLVFMARGVLKGWKIPLCYNFCKSQTKSAQLLRCIKEIIKKLTQAGLTIITTVCDQGGPNMTCINKLLEESRRKCIQTGQEDRGNVELFGQNIVPIYDPPHLLKGIRNNLLFKNLEINITKNTKTNERQLASWDIIELAYKMDINTNTLNRQLPRLTDEHVIKSKIKKMKVKCAAQIFSARLSAYIEYNSKIKGGFIDSQIGPLQIPNKAGYDTAIVLDFFNKVFDSVNAHTLRPETPLRVAVTENSKHHDFWPYAIKLLSNMRYVTNMILTQAIELYKKKQSRYKKILKI
- the LOC118648110 gene encoding uncharacterized protein LOC118648110 isoform X1; the encoded protein is MVEWICIVPGCKSNSKAPGHFFPKNPKLSQKWKEIVNNSILLNLSSEELTKYRVCHLHFLPEDYIYSLNRRRLKHNSVPRVNISYMHTVNIEVNDINISEQHSQSETNITELYLQSGQNTTEQHSHNAVPIENIYNTQTVNTEVNDINITEQHLQPETNTIELHLQLEPNITEQHSQSEISTAELHLQTGSTTTELHSQSQESNQSNEIFTSNFLCAEKNPLQNDQNNITNNTVNCPSTSRNSRNILESVTRQCHLTPKAQKIYKKAIMLAKERNRMKSRIIDYKTRLKDAKKLLNSPFCKQFNSLTPTQRLFFNMQLRNTNYSPKGRRFTIDEKILALSLYKQSGSCYKLLSKLFVLPSATTLKCLLRTISLQPGINKFIFEHLQQHVAEMNERDKLCILMWDEMSLEANLQYDQLDDKIIGFEDWGHRRTSLIADHVLVFMARGVLKGWKIPLCYNFCKSQTKSAQLLRCIKEIIKKLTQAGLTIITTVCDQGGPNMTCINKLLEESRRKCIQTGQEDRGNVELFGQNIVPIYDPPHLLKGIRNNLLFKNLEINITKNTKTNERQLASWDIIELAYKMDINTNTLNRQLPRLTDEHVIKSKIKKMKVKCAAQIFSARLSAYIEYNSKIKGGFIDSQIGPLQIPNKAGYDTAIVLDFFNKVFDSVNAHTLRPETPLRVAVTENSKHHDFWPYAIKLLSNMRYVDPKTKQPVKCIPSLKNWIFTLRGFRKIWKIANNAGMQFLKTRNINQDPLENFFGMIRSHGRRNINPSCSQFCGSFKTLLINNLTSKQSMGSNCENKNDGDLLFTLKQFVTNVSHENNTEEIEEDYIQSHQIAHETIVHKSSHKNGQVYVAGWIAKKILSLKQFKNCPECKQNLLATDTTCEEYAEIAYKEYVQEKPSLIYPSMSFLKYAFIEADNILNQNISLLCFRRNVSALLQARLNDKLNLDFLKCNQHKIELKKAVIQKITRLYLFNFCKTINKILSGRDTRHLGTNMILTQAIELYKKKQSRYKKILKI
- the LOC118648111 gene encoding deoxynucleoside kinase-like isoform X1, which encodes MASAGKAALEAFIKMSGSIGKLYKRPFTVCVEGNIGSGKTTFLSHFKKFDNVTVLEEPVELWRDVSGTNLLELMYSEPRRYAFLFQSYVQLTMLQLHTCKTPSPYKIMERSVYSAMCFVENLKRRNVLRDVEVTVLENWYDWCLKNANNIETDLIVYLRTTPEIVYDRMKQRGRKEENAISLEYLKQIHQIHDDWLYHQTLKPVPSPVITINGDRELHEMVEEFEKCKNEIFNKVIDDSDVNNTMITVSTNRVLPEIKAVSD
- the LOC118648111 gene encoding deoxynucleoside kinase-like isoform X2; the encoded protein is MSGSIGKLYKRPFTVCVEGNIGSGKTTFLSHFKKFDNVTVLEEPVELWRDVSGTNLLELMYSEPRRYAFLFQSYVQLTMLQLHTCKTPSPYKIMERSVYSAMCFVENLKRRNVLRDVEVTVLENWYDWCLKNANNIETDLIVYLRTTPEIVYDRMKQRGRKEENAISLEYLKQIHQIHDDWLYHQTLKPVPSPVITINGDRELHEMVEEFEKCKNEIFNKVIDDSDVNNTMITVSTNRVLPEIKAVSD
- the LOC118648112 gene encoding protein immune deficiency-like → MPENVEELSTCEEELGFDEMLVIKTHVGHGWRDVARRLSYSDGQIDQFEENYRHKGIDEVIYQLLLDWKQANTRDAQLGTLVNILWSCQEYDCVERLVAIRKNPS